In the genome of Palaemon carinicauda isolate YSFRI2023 chromosome 15, ASM3689809v2, whole genome shotgun sequence, one region contains:
- the LOC137654437 gene encoding venom protease-like, giving the protein MSFSKNLFCLLGIALTAVLVGQANANIRIARQSIFPNFGPNCAPGTTCTPLRLCPTLQALLQNPTFDNLRRLQRALCGFNRRDPRVCCPDATTPPPVVTETPAPPNPNPNPPTPPPVLPPAPQPGAGNELPSSCGSPAFSQTRIFFGETAPIGQYPWMALIGFSSFGSTNTVWGCGGALINSRYVVTAGHCASRQFTFNRQISVVRLGEYNIGSSTNNGDCQSTTSGQRCIPPHQDFAPEQVIVHPTFNTRGTVSDDIALIRLSSPAQFTSYIGPICLPPPGSNVADLVGTRQASVAGWGTTENGPNTQILQHVTLPFVDTATCNPSYNNSLIPEQVCFGGEGRRDSCFGDSGGPVMISDATRPRYTIVGVVSFGQPQCGVAGVPAVYTDVTAYRDWIISNLRA; this is encoded by the exons ATGTCTTTCAGCAAAAACCTCTTCTGTCTACTGGGCATCGCCCTCACAGCGGTTTTGGTTGGGCAAGCAAACGCTAACATCAGAATAGCCAGGCAGAGCA TCTTTCCTAACTTCGGACCCAACTGCGCCCCTGGAACCACCTGCACGCCCCTGAGACTATGTCCTACGCTGCAGGCACTCCTCCAGAACCCGACCTTCGATAACCTCAGGAGACTCCAAAGGGCGCTGTGCGGGTTCAACAGGCGTGACCCAAGG GTATGCTGCCCAGACGCCACGACTCCTCCCCCAGTAGTAACCGAGACCCCAGCACCCCCAAACCCCAATCCTAATCCCCCAACACCACCCCCAGTTCTGCCCCCAGCTCCTCAACCTGGGGCAGGAAACGAGCTGCCCTCCTCCTGCGGTTCCCCAGCCTTCTCCCAAACCAGAATCTTCTTCGGGGAGACTGCCCCCATCGGGCAGTACCCATGGATGGCCCTCATTGGATTCTCTT CATTCGGTAGCACAAACACTGTCTGGGGATGCGGTGGAGCCCTAATCAATTCCAGATACGTCGTCACTGCCGGCCATTGCGCTTCCAGGCAGTTCACGTTCAACAGGCAAAT CTCCGTCGTCCGCCTGGGTGAATATAACATCGGCAGCAGTACCAACAACGGTGACTGTCAATCCACCACCAGCGGCCAACGATGCATCCCACCCCACCAGGACTTTGCCCCAGAGCAGGTCATCGTCCACCCTACATTCAACACGCGTGGGACCGTAAGCGATGACATCGCTCTCATCAGGCTTAGTAGCCCAGCCCAGTTCACAA GTTACATCGGACCCATCTGCCTGCCCCCTCCAGGATCAAACGTGGCTGACCTCGTGGGAACCCGTCAGGCATCAGTAGCCGGTTGGGGCACGACAGAGAATGGACCCAACACACAAATCCTTCAACACGTCACCCTGCCTTTCGTCGACACGGCCACTTGCAATCCTAGCTACAATAACAGCCTTATTCCAGAGCAG GTCTGCTTCGGAGGTGAAGGTCGCAGGGACTCTTGTTTCGGTGATTCCGGTGGACCAGTCATGATTTCTGATGCCACGAGACCCAGATACACTATC GTGGGTGTGGTATCCTTTGGACAACCTCAATGTGGTGTGGCTGGAGTCCCTGCAGTGTACACAGACGTCACAGCTTACAGGGACTGGATCATAAGCAATCTTAGGGCTTAA